The Dehalogenimonas sp. 4OHTPN genome window below encodes:
- a CDS encoding copper-translocating P-type ATPase produces MTEGHGQHHPTEGVGGNHASMPQGSMQHPGQEMPIPPPKPGDQAGLTMTHGDRQKMSGGRHAGHAVADFARRFWVSLAVTIPILALSPFIQDTFGFSVGFSGDAYVLFALSAFIYIYGGKPFLLGFRRELTERNPGMMTLVALAISVAFFYSAAVTFGLPGEVFYWELATLVDIMLLGHWIEMKSVSSASRAVEELAKLLPAVAHRIADGGKTEDIPADRLVKGDRVLVKPGEKVPADGEVIDGRSAVDESMLTGESVPVEKTSGAKVIGGALNGEGSLTVKITGAGEESYLAQMARLVAEAQASKSRAQDVADRAARWLTGIAISAGLLTLLAWLAFSEEPAVFAVERMVTVMVIACPHALGLAVPLVIAVSAGLSARNGLLVRARGAFERARNIDAVVFDKTGTLTWGKFSVTDVAVLDERFDRDELLNLAAAVEAHSAHPLARAVVEAAAETRPVEAFESLPGRGARGKVRGRDVMVASPGHVGELKLDYDRSRVQPLLAQGKTVVFVVLDGAVAGVLALADVIRPESKQAVARLKAMGKRVLMMTGDREEAAARVAAELSLDEYFAGVLPEQKASKIKELQARGLSVAMTGDGVNDAPALAQADLGIAVGAGTGIAIETGDIILVRSNPLDVLAVFDLSRATYGKMVQNLAWAAGYNAVAIPAAAGIFAAWGLLLSPAAGAVLMSASTVIVAVNARRLKFARK; encoded by the coding sequence ATGACTGAAGGTCACGGGCAGCACCACCCCACGGAAGGCGTCGGTGGCAATCACGCCTCGATGCCGCAGGGCTCGATGCAACACCCCGGTCAAGAGATGCCGATTCCCCCGCCGAAGCCCGGAGACCAGGCTGGGCTGACAATGACCCACGGCGACCGCCAGAAGATGAGCGGCGGCCGCCACGCCGGCCATGCCGTCGCCGATTTCGCCCGCCGTTTCTGGGTTTCGCTGGCCGTCACCATCCCCATCCTGGCCCTGTCGCCCTTCATTCAGGACACTTTCGGCTTCAGCGTCGGGTTTTCCGGCGATGCCTACGTCCTGTTCGCCCTGTCAGCTTTCATCTACATCTACGGCGGCAAGCCCTTCCTCCTCGGTTTCAGGCGGGAATTGACCGAGCGTAACCCCGGCATGATGACCCTGGTGGCCCTGGCCATATCGGTGGCTTTTTTCTACTCCGCGGCGGTGACCTTCGGCCTCCCGGGCGAGGTCTTCTACTGGGAGCTGGCCACTCTGGTGGATATCATGCTCCTGGGACATTGGATAGAGATGAAATCGGTCTCGAGCGCCTCCCGCGCCGTCGAGGAACTGGCCAAACTGCTGCCTGCGGTAGCCCATCGCATCGCCGATGGCGGCAAGACCGAGGATATTCCTGCCGACAGGCTGGTCAAAGGCGACCGGGTACTGGTCAAACCAGGCGAGAAGGTGCCGGCCGACGGCGAGGTCATTGACGGCCGGAGCGCCGTCGACGAATCAATGCTCACCGGTGAATCGGTGCCGGTCGAAAAAACCTCCGGGGCGAAGGTCATCGGTGGCGCCTTGAACGGCGAGGGGTCGCTCACCGTGAAGATCACCGGCGCCGGCGAGGAATCCTATCTGGCGCAGATGGCCCGGCTGGTCGCCGAAGCCCAGGCTTCCAAGAGCCGCGCCCAGGATGTGGCCGACCGGGCGGCCCGGTGGCTCACCGGCATCGCCATCTCCGCCGGGCTGCTGACTCTGCTTGCCTGGCTGGCGTTTTCGGAGGAGCCGGCGGTCTTCGCCGTGGAGCGCATGGTCACCGTCATGGTCATCGCCTGCCCCCACGCCCTGGGACTGGCGGTGCCGCTGGTTATCGCCGTGTCCGCCGGCCTTTCCGCCAGGAACGGTTTGCTGGTGCGCGCCCGCGGCGCCTTCGAGCGGGCCAGAAACATTGACGCAGTCGTCTTCGACAAGACCGGCACGCTGACCTGGGGCAAGTTCAGCGTTACTGATGTCGCCGTGCTTGATGAGCGATTCGACCGCGATGAACTGCTGAACCTGGCTGCCGCCGTCGAAGCCCACTCGGCCCACCCCCTCGCCCGCGCCGTCGTCGAGGCTGCCGCCGAGACCCGCCCGGTCGAGGCTTTCGAGTCGCTGCCCGGGCGCGGCGCCCGGGGCAAAGTCCGCGGCCGGGACGTCATGGTCGCCAGTCCCGGTCATGTCGGCGAACTGAAACTCGACTACGACCGTTCCAGAGTCCAGCCGCTGCTGGCGCAGGGCAAGACGGTCGTCTTTGTCGTCCTCGACGGGGCTGTTGCCGGAGTTTTGGCCCTGGCCGACGTCATCCGCCCGGAGTCGAAACAGGCCGTAGCGCGGCTGAAGGCCATGGGCAAGCGGGTCCTGATGATGACCGGCGATCGGGAGGAAGCCGCCGCCCGGGTGGCCGCCGAGCTGTCGCTGGACGAGTATTTCGCCGGCGTGCTGCCGGAGCAGAAGGCATCCAAGATCAAAGAACTGCAGGCGAGGGGCCTGTCCGTAGCCATGACCGGCGACGGCGTTAATGACGCCCCGGCGCTGGCTCAGGCCGACCTCGGCATCGCCGTCGGCGCCGGCACCGGCATCGCCATCGAGACCGGCGACATCATCCTGGTGCGCTCCAACCCGCTGGATGTCCTGGCCGTCTTCGACCTGTCGAGGGCAACTTACGGAAAAATGGTCCAGAACCTGGCCTGGGCTGCCGGCTATAACGCCGTCGCCATCCCGGCGGCAGCCGGCATCTTCGCCGCCTGGGGCTTACTCCTTTCCCCGGCTGCCGGCGCGGTGCTGATGTCGGCATCAACCGTCATCGTGGCGGTGAACGCCCGGCGGTTGAAGTTCGCCCGCAAGTAA
- a CDS encoding zinc ribbon domain-containing protein, producing the protein MPIYEYRCMDCRKKFDLLRPMSQSTEPAECPTCKGQARRIASTFMAKGSGGQSIGGGGGCSSCSSSSCGSCH; encoded by the coding sequence ATGCCTATCTACGAATACCGCTGTATGGATTGCCGCAAGAAATTCGACCTGCTACGCCCGATGAGCCAGTCGACAGAACCCGCCGAATGCCCCACCTGCAAAGGCCAGGCCAGGCGCATCGCCTCCACCTTTATGGCTAAAGGCTCCGGCGGCCAGAGCATCGGCGGCGGCGGCGGCTGCTCCAGCTGCTCTTCTTCCTCCTGCGGCTCCTGCCATTAG